CTTCTTCCGCGTGACCTGGATCTTGGCGGTCGCCGTCGTCTCCTGCTCGGTCGGCGCGGGCGCCGGTGCCGGGGCGCCGACGGTGGCCTCAGCCTTCGCGGCGGCCTTCTGGCCCTTGGGGGTCAGTTCGGAGATACGGTCCTTGGCGGAGGTCTCCGGCGCGGCGGCCGGATCCTTGCGCTCATAGGTGCGGAAGAGGCCCACGATTTTCAGGTCCTTGCGAGGGGAGGTGGTCAGAAGTAGCCCAATCCTACCCGGATCGGGGAGGGGTCTCGGGGGAGCCTCAGGGTCGCTAACCCTGCCGGGCAGTCCCACACCGCGCTAACGTTGACCCTTGACACCGCATGTTCGTGGAAGGACCTCCCTGTGGCCAGCATCTTTGAACGCATCGCTCTGGTCTTCAAGTCGAAGGCCAACAAGGCCCTCGACAAGTACGAAGACCCCGAGAGACGCTCGACTACTCGTATCAGAAGCAGCTGGAGCTGCTGCAGAACGTGCGCCGCGGCGTCGCCGATGTGGCCACCAGCCGCAAGCGCGTCGAGCTGCAGGCGACGAAGATGAACTCGGAGGTCGAGCGGCTCCAGTCCGCGGCCCAGCGTGCCCTTGAGTCCGGTCGCGAGGATCTGGCCCGCGAGGCGCTGACCCGCAAGGCCGGCCTGCAGTCCCAGCTCGATGACCTGCAGGCCCAGCACGCGCAGCTGCAGGGCGAGGAGGAGAAGCTGGTGCGCGCCAGCTCCCGGCTCCAGGCCAAGGTCGACGCGTTCCGCACCCGCAAGGAGACCATCAAGGCCAGCTACTCGGCGGCCGAGGCCCAGACCCGCATCAACGAGGCGTTCACCGGCATCTCTGAGGAGATGAGCGACGTCGGCCTCGCGATCCAGCGCGCGGAGGACAAGACGCTCCAGCTCCAGGCCCGTGCGTCCGCCGTGGACGAACTCCTCGCCTCCGGAGCCCTCGAGGACCCGACCGGCACCGTGAAGGACGACATCACCCGCGAGCTCGACGCGCTGGCAGCCGACTCGTCGATTGAGAGCGAGCTGGCCGCCATGAAGGCGCAGCTGACGGGTGGCCCGGCGGCGCGTCCGGAGCTTCAGGCCGCCCCGCCCGCGGCGCAGGCGACCCCCGCGGCCGACGAGTGGCCGGCGGCCAGCACCGAGGGGAACCAGGCATGATCGTCCGGGTCCTCGGGCAGGGCCAGTGGCTCCTCGAACCCGAGCATCTCCTCGAGCTGAACGGACTGGACCAGGAGCTGGAGGCGCGTGTCTCCGCCGGTGACGAGGAGGGCATGCGCGCCGCGCTGCAGGGACTCGTCGACGGCGTCCGCCGCCTCGGCGTCGAGGTCCCCGACGACGTCATCGCCGAGTCCGATCTCGTGCTGCCCGACGTCGATCTCACGCTGGACGAGGTCAAGGAGCTCCTGGCGGAGACCAGCGAGTACTACGGGCTGATCCCGGACGGGGACGGTGACCTCCACGAGGACGGGGACGCGTCCTCCGCAGCCCTGTGAGGGTTGTCGTCGCAGCCGACGCGGTCGCGGGGCTCACGCCCCGGGCCGCGTCGGACCTTGTCGCGGCGGAGTTCGCCGCCCAGGGGGCGCAGGTGGCGGTCATTCCGCTCGGCGTGAGCGGCCCGGCCCTGCACGACGCGCTCCTGCAGGCGGCCCCCGGCGCCGTGGTGGTGACGCCGGGCAGCGCCGGCGACGTGGCCCGCGCACTGCGCGGTGACGCCACGGACCTCGTGCTCGACCTGACCGGTGACCTTCCGGAGACGCTGTGCGCCGACCTGTTCGCGGAACTCGGCGGAACCCCCGCCGCGATCGAACACCTGGCGGCCGCCCGGCGTGGCCGCAGCACCGTCGCCCTCGTGGCGGCGGACGGCGCGTCGTCCCGGCTGACCGGGCTGGAGGGGCTGGCCGCCACCAGGGGCCGCGACCGCGGCACCGACCTGGCCGACGTGCTCGCCGCTGACGGTGCCGCCGAGAGTTTCCTGCACGCCCACGGCCTGGCCGATGGGCCGGGGATGGGGGCGGCCGAAGGGGCGGGGGCGCTGTTCGCGGCGCTCGGGGTGGAGGTCTCCGAACCGCTCGGCTGGTTGGCCGCCAGGTACGGCCTCGAGGCGACGCTGGCCCGGTGCGATGTCGTCGTCACCGGCGTTGAATCCCTCGACTTCCATGCTGTCGGCGGGCCCGTGGTCCGCTTCGTCGTGGAGGCCGCAGGGAAGGCGATGCGCCCCGCCGTCGTCGTGGCGGGCCGCAACTGGGTCTCCTCGCGGGAACTGCGCCTCATCGGCGTCGAGGACGCCTACGCGACGCTGGCGGGGCCGGGCGACGAGCCCTGCACCCCGGACGAGCTGCGTCGCGTCGCGGCCGGTGTCGCCAGGACCTGGCGCTGGTGAGCGCTCTTCGGGATCTTGCCCGCGCGGCGTAGACTCGTCGCGAACACGACAACCCATCCAAGATCTTTGGAGTCAAGAGTGACCGATACCCAGACCGTCCCCAGCACCGGCGTCACCCTGACCGACGCCGCCGTCTCGAAGGTGCGAGCCCTCCTGAGCGGTGAGGGCCGCGACGACCTCGCGCTGCGCATCGCCGTCCAGCCGGGAGGCTGCTCGGGCCTGCGCTACCAGCTCTACTTCGACGACCGTGACCTCGACGGTGACGTCGCCACCGAGTACGAGGATGTCAAGGTCGTCACCGACAAGATGAGCGCCCCGTACCTCGGCGGCGCGAGCATCGACTTCCTCGACACGATCGAGAAGCAGGGCTTCACGATCGACAACCCCAACGCCGGCGGTTCCTGTGCTTGTGGAGACTCCTTCCACTGAGCAGCCGCTGCATGATACGCCACCCCGTCGGAGACTGACCCGGCGGGGTGGTTTTTTGCGTTAAGGTGTCCGCAGGATGTCTTGGCGGCGCCATGCGCGCTGGCAGGATGACGACTCGAAAACGACAACGGAAGGGCAAGTTGTGACTCGCACTCCTGCGCCAGCTGGTCGGCGATGGATCCGTGGCGCTCTGCTCGCCGCGGCCCCGCTGGCCGCGTTGACTCTGACGGCCTGCTCGGGGTCAGGGGCACGACTCGGCCTGCCCGTGGCGGCCACCGCCGAGGCGCCGAACGTCGGCAACCTGTGGCTCGGCGCGTGGATCGCGTCCTTCGTGATCGGCGGCCTCGTCTGGGGTCTCATCGGTTGGGCCGTCATCCGCTACCGCCGCAAGGACGGCGACGTCCCCGCGCCGCGACAGACCACGTACCACCTGCCGCTCGAACTGCTCTACACGCTGGTGCCGTTCCTGATTATCGGCGTGCTGTTCTTCTACACGGTCAAGGCGCAGGACGCCATGCTCGACCAGAGTGAGGAACCGGACGTCGTCATCGGTGTCATCGGCCAGAAGTGGTCCTGGACCTTCAACTACATGGAGGAGGACAACCCGGACATCGGCACCAACGCCCACACCGTCGGCATGCCGGAGGGCCCGCTCCCCGAGCTGTACCTCCCCGTCAACAAGCGCGTGCGGTTCGACCTGCAGTCCGCAGACGTCATCCACTCGTTCTGGGTCCCCTCCTTCTACTTCAAGATGGACGTCATCCCGGGACACCCGAACTCTTTCGACGCGACCCCCAACCGGATCGGTGTCTATGACGGCAAATGCGCCGAACTCTGCGGCGAACGTCACGCCATGATGCTCTTCAAGCTGCACGTTGTCAGCGAGGAGGAGTACGAGGCAAAGGTCAAGGAAATCGCCGCCGACGGCGGCGCAGGGGTGAAGCCGCTGGAGCCCGGCCTGGAGGCCGTTCTCCCCACCGCGGCACCTGAGGAGAACCAATGAGCAGCGATCTCACCAGGCCGGCCGTGGGCCCCGCCCCTGAGGCGGAGGTCCCCGAGCCGAAGCGGGTCACGCCCGTCATGAAGTACCTGACGACGACCGACCACAAGGTCATCGGCAACATGTACTTCGTCACGGCCTTCATCTTCTTCTGCCTGGGTGGCGTGCTCGCGCTCGCCATCCGCGCGGAACTGGCGAACCCTGGCATGGACTTCCTCAACTTCGAGACGTTCAACCAGTTCTTCACCATGCACGGCACGATCATGCTGCTGATGTTCGCGACGCCGATGTTCGCGGGCTTCGCCAACGCGATCCTCCCGCTGCAGCTGGGCGCCCCCGACGTGGCGTTCCCGCGTCTGAACGCCTTCTCGTACTGGATCTACCTGTTCGGCTCGATCATGGCCTGCTCGGGCTTCGTCAGCCCCAACGGCGCCGCAAGCTTCGGCTGGTTCGCCTACGCGCCGCTGTCCAACTCGATGCACTCCCCGGGAGTCGGCCACGACCTGTGGCTGATGGGTCTGTACATGCTGGGACTGTCGACGATCCTCGGCTCGGTCAACTTCGTCACCACCATCATCACGATGCGTGCGCCCGGCCTGACCATGTTCCGGATGCCGATCTTCTCCTGGAACATCCTCGTCACCTCGATGATGGTGCTCATCTGCTTCCCCGTCCTCGCAGCGGGGCTGCTGGTCCTCGAATCGGACCGTGTGCTCGGCAGCCATGTGTTCTCGCCCGCCTCCGGCGGCCCGATCCTGTGGCAGCACCTGTTCTGGTTCTTCGGACACCCAGAGGTCTACGTCATCGCGCTGCCGTTCTTCGGCATCATCACCGAGGTGCTCAGCGCTTTCAGCCGCAAGCCCGTCTTCGGCTACTACGGCCTCGTGTTCGCCACGCTGTCCATCGGTGCCCTGTCGGTGTCCGTGTGGGCGCACCACATGTTCGCCACCGGCGCCGTCAACCTCCCGTTCTTCTCGTTCATGACCTTCATGATCGCCGTCCCGACGGGTGTGAAGTTCTTCAACTGGATCGGCACGATCTGGCGGGGTTCGTTGACGCTCAACACGTCGATGACCTTCGCGATCGGCTTCCTGGTCACGTTCCTCTTCGGCGGCCTGACCGGCATCATCCTCGCCGCGCCCGCGCTGGACATCCACGTGTCCGACACCTACTTCGTCGTGGCGCACTTCCACTACGTGCTGTTCGGCACCGTCGTGTTCGCGATGTTCGCCGGCTTCTACTACTGGTGGCCGAAGTTCACCGGCCGCATGCTCAACGAGCGCTGGGGCAAGGTCCACTTCTGGACGATCTTCGTGGGCTTCCACACCACGTTCCTGGTGCAGCACTGGCTGGGCGTCGCGGGTATGCAGCGCCGGATCGCGGACTATGGCGCCTGGGAGGGCTTCACATTCCTGAATCAGGTCTCGACGTTCGGCGCATTCCTGCTCGGTGTCAGTATGCTGCCGTTCCTCTGGAACGTGTGGATCACCCGCAAGTCCCCGAAGGTCACCGTCAACGATCCGTGGGGCTGGGGCCGGTCGCTCGAGTGGGCGACCTCCTGCCCGCCCCGCGGCACAACTTCGACTCGCTGCCGCGTGTCCGGTCCATCAGCCCCGCGCTGGACGCGGTGTACCCGGAGCTGGCCGATCATGACCACCATGGCGACCCTGGGGAGCTCCTCGACGGTCGCATCGACGACAAGGAAGGTGCCAGCAAGTGAAGGCCGAGAAGTGGGTATTCGGATTCATCTTCGTCTTCTTCCTGGTGGTGACGCCGATCTACTGGTTCATGTCCGGTGAGATCGCCGGCACCTTCGTGCTGGGTTTCTCTGCCCTCCTGGGCGGCATGATCGCCACCTACCTGGGGCTGACGGCGCGCTCGTTCGACCCGCGGCCCGAGGACCGGGACGCCGAGGTCGTCGAGGCGGCGGGGCCCGTGGGCTTCTTCGCCCCCCAGAGCATGTGGCCTTTCTGGTGTGCGATCACCGTGGCGCTGATCTTCCTCGGCCCCGCGCTGCACCAGGCCTGGATCACGCTGGTCGGCGTCGGCTTCGGCATCTGGGCCCTGTCCGGCTGGGTGCTGCAGTTCTACCGCGGCGACTACAAGCACTGAGTCCGCCTGGCCCCATAACGAACGGCCCGTCCCCCGCGAGGGGGACGGGCCGTTCTCGTCGTGTGACCGGGCGGCTCACCAACTCTGGGAGACGGGGCGGCCCTCCTCGTAGCCGGAGCCGGACTGGATGCCCACGACAGCGCGCTGTGCGAACTCGGCCAGGCTCCTGGCGCCCGCGTAGGTGCAGGAGGAACGGACACCCGACGTGATCCAGTCGAGGAGGTCCTCGACACCGGGCCGCTGCGGATCCAGGTACATCCGCGACGAGGAGATGCCCTCCTCGAACATGGCCGCACGGGCCCGCTGGTAGGCGGACTGCTCGCGGGTGCGCTGGCGCACGGCCCGCGCGGACGCCATGCCGAAGGACTCCTTGTAGGCGCGGCCCTGGTGGTCCACCAGCTGGTCGCCGGTCGACTCGTGGGTGCCGGCGAACCACGAGCCGATCATCACGGAACCGGCTCCTGCGGCCAACGCCAGCGCCACGTCGCGGGGGTGCTTGACGCCACCGTCGGCCCACACGGACTTGCCGCGCTCGCTGGCGGCCTCCGCGCACTCCAGCACGGCCGAGAACTGGGGGCGGCCGACGCCCGTCTGCATGCGGGTGGTGCACATGGCGCCGGGGCCGACACCCACCTTCAGGATGTCGGCGCCGGCGTCGATGAGGTCGTGGACGCCGGCGGCGGTCACGACGTTGCCGGCCACGATCAGGACGCTGCGGCCCGTCTCGACGGCGAAGGCGTCGCGGACCTCGCGGGCCTGCGTCAACGCGGAGAGCATCTTCTCCTGATGCCCATGGGCGGTGTCCATGACGATCACGTCAGCCTCCGCGTCCAGCGCCGCGCGCACCTTGGACGGGACGTCGCCGTTGATGCCGACGGCGACACCGGCGCGGAGCCTGCCCTGCGCATCGAGCGCGGGGGAGTATATGCCGCTGCGCAGGGCGCCCTTCGGGGTCATGACGCCGACCAGACGC
The DNA window shown above is from Tessaracoccus defluvii and carries:
- the pspAA gene encoding PspA-associated protein PspAA, whose translation is MIVRVLGQGQWLLEPEHLLELNGLDQELEARVSAGDEEGMRAALQGLVDGVRRLGVEVPDDVIAESDLVLPDVDLTLDEVKELLAETSEYYGLIPDGDGDLHEDGDASSAAL
- a CDS encoding glycerate kinase; the protein is MRVVVAADAVAGLTPRAASDLVAAEFAAQGAQVAVIPLGVSGPALHDALLQAAPGAVVVTPGSAGDVARALRGDATDLVLDLTGDLPETLCADLFAELGGTPAAIEHLAAARRGRSTVALVAADGASSRLTGLEGLAATRGRDRGTDLADVLAADGAAESFLHAHGLADGPGMGAAEGAGALFAALGVEVSEPLGWLAARYGLEATLARCDVVVTGVESLDFHAVGGPVVRFVVEAAGKAMRPAVVVAGRNWVSSRELRLIGVEDAYATLAGPGDEPCTPDELRRVAAGVARTWRW
- a CDS encoding HesB/IscA family protein codes for the protein MTDTQTVPSTGVTLTDAAVSKVRALLSGEGRDDLALRIAVQPGGCSGLRYQLYFDDRDLDGDVATEYEDVKVVTDKMSAPYLGGASIDFLDTIEKQGFTIDNPNAGGSCACGDSFH
- the ctaC gene encoding aa3-type cytochrome oxidase subunit II gives rise to the protein MTRTPAPAGRRWIRGALLAAAPLAALTLTACSGSGARLGLPVAATAEAPNVGNLWLGAWIASFVIGGLVWGLIGWAVIRYRRKDGDVPAPRQTTYHLPLELLYTLVPFLIIGVLFFYTVKAQDAMLDQSEEPDVVIGVIGQKWSWTFNYMEEDNPDIGTNAHTVGMPEGPLPELYLPVNKRVRFDLQSADVIHSFWVPSFYFKMDVIPGHPNSFDATPNRIGVYDGKCAELCGERHAMMLFKLHVVSEEEYEAKVKEIAADGGAGVKPLEPGLEAVLPTAAPEENQ
- a CDS encoding cytochrome c oxidase subunit 4, encoding MKAEKWVFGFIFVFFLVVTPIYWFMSGEIAGTFVLGFSALLGGMIATYLGLTARSFDPRPEDRDAEVVEAAGPVGFFAPQSMWPFWCAITVALIFLGPALHQAWITLVGVGFGIWALSGWVLQFYRGDYKH
- a CDS encoding GuaB1 family IMP dehydrogenase-related protein, coding for MQFLDQRPSYDLTYNDVFMAPSRSNVTSRLDVDLTSTDGLATPTPLVAANMTAVSGRRMAETMARRGGLAVFPQDIPSDVVAASLAKVKAASPVFDTAVTVSLTTTVGETLSLIAKRSHGVAVVIDEDRRVLGLVTPQDAETADRFAQARDVMINDVTRVTADTDPADVFALLAEQHQKIALAVDPDGRLVGVMTPKGALRSGIYSPALDAQGRLRAGVAVGINGDVPSKVRAALDAEADVIVMDTAHGHQEKMLSALTQAREVRDAFAVETGRSVLIVAGNVVTAAGVHDLIDAGADILKVGVGPGAMCTTRMQTGVGRPQFSAVLECAEAASERGKSVWADGGVKHPRDVALALAAGAGSVMIGSWFAGTHESTGDQLVDHQGRAYKESFGMASARAVRQRTREQSAYQRARAAMFEEGISSSRMYLDPQRPGVEDLLDWITSGVRSSCTYAGARSLAEFAQRAVVGIQSGSGYEEGRPVSQSW